From Shewanella psychrophila, a single genomic window includes:
- a CDS encoding Hcp family type VI secretion system effector, with amino-acid sequence MPTPCYISIKGQTQGDITAGAFTADSVGDIFVEGHEDEMLVQEFDHIVTVPTDPQSGQPSGQRIHKPFKFTVALNKAVPLMYNSLASGEKITEVELKWYRTSIEGKQEHYFSTKLEGATIIDIQCHMPHCQDPKKADFTQLVTVSMAYRKIDWDHTTAGTSGSDDWRKPIEA; translated from the coding sequence ATGCCAACACCATGTTATATCTCAATCAAAGGACAGACTCAGGGCGATATCACAGCAGGTGCTTTTACTGCAGATTCTGTGGGTGACATTTTTGTCGAAGGCCATGAAGATGAGATGCTGGTTCAGGAATTTGATCACATAGTCACAGTGCCAACGGATCCACAATCGGGCCAACCTTCGGGACAGCGTATTCATAAGCCATTTAAGTTTACTGTGGCGCTGAACAAAGCCGTTCCCTTGATGTATAACTCACTCGCATCGGGTGAGAAGATCACCGAAGTTGAACTAAAGTGGTATCGTACTTCTATCGAAGGTAAGCAAGAGCATTACTTCAGCACTAAGCTAGAAGGCGCAACTATCATCGATATTCAGTGCCATATGCCTCATTGCCAAGATCCAAAAAAGGCTGATTTCACTCAGCTAGTTACTGTGTCAATGGCGTACCGTAAGATTGATTGGGATCATACGACTGCTGGTACTTCAGGCTCAGATGATTGGCGTAAGCCGATCGAAGCTTAA
- a CDS encoding type VI secretion system ImpA family N-terminal domain-containing protein has protein sequence MQNNACKVNRFRLATDPASLREQPLYQEMRSEINRRNNPLSGGTDWDKVCRLALELANTSGADLLTSAYYISAASKTQGVSGLASGLELMLSIVSYSSEIEAISAEKVAEIINWAVTKVTPELKKMAATPANVRDWYRCEYACQQLFELLKQKQPQQVPNLDVLGYVIFEKLDHIETQQRKSITKVPHSGADKATSAKKNRSWLVAVAGLSTLVCGCAGIYAGVFYQDEIRQQLPNWFPPIEVVEVQAPPTVAQLIDDLFILPQQDTSLSIYPEQVNYLIELDKNFRRFSAARTQMANLSQLTRQVPVNIRQVQGASKDVANYASSLSPILARTYFIDDLLKDEAYDRASGELTQLDIQLKALLIKRTLLALQWGKLTAAESEAELAMGAEPSGKRTALSSKEANVSLEVIASEAKAEKTH, from the coding sequence ATGCAAAACAATGCGTGTAAAGTCAATCGTTTCAGACTTGCCACTGATCCGGCTTCCCTCAGAGAACAGCCTCTGTATCAGGAGATGAGATCTGAGATCAACCGGCGCAATAATCCGCTCAGTGGGGGAACCGACTGGGATAAGGTGTGCAGGTTAGCGCTTGAATTAGCCAATACATCTGGTGCCGATCTACTGACTTCAGCTTATTACATCAGCGCCGCGAGTAAGACCCAAGGGGTGAGTGGTCTCGCATCTGGACTGGAGCTGATGTTATCCATCGTGTCCTATTCCAGTGAGATAGAGGCCATATCAGCGGAGAAAGTCGCCGAGATCATCAACTGGGCGGTGACGAAAGTGACCCCCGAGCTAAAAAAAATGGCGGCAACGCCAGCCAATGTACGTGACTGGTATCGCTGTGAATATGCCTGCCAGCAGTTATTCGAATTATTGAAACAGAAACAACCTCAGCAAGTGCCCAACCTAGATGTGCTGGGTTACGTGATTTTTGAGAAATTAGATCATATCGAGACTCAGCAACGCAAATCCATCACTAAAGTGCCTCACAGTGGCGCGGACAAGGCAACATCAGCTAAAAAAAACAGATCTTGGCTGGTGGCGGTTGCAGGTTTATCGACCTTGGTATGTGGCTGCGCAGGCATATATGCTGGCGTCTTTTATCAGGATGAGATCCGTCAGCAACTTCCAAACTGGTTCCCTCCAATAGAGGTCGTCGAAGTGCAGGCACCGCCAACGGTGGCTCAACTTATCGATGATTTATTTATTCTGCCTCAGCAGGATACTTCACTGTCTATCTATCCCGAACAGGTGAACTACTTGATAGAACTGGACAAGAATTTTCGCCGATTTTCGGCGGCGAGAACCCAAATGGCTAACTTGAGCCAACTTACAAGACAAGTCCCGGTGAACATCAGACAAGTACAAGGGGCTTCAAAAGATGTGGCCAACTATGCCAGCAGCTTGTCGCCCATATTGGCGCGCACCTATTTTATTGACGATCTGTTAAAGGATGAGGCTTATGATCGCGCCAGTGGCGAACTGACACAGCTCGATATTCAGTTAAAGGCGTTATTGATCAAACGCACCTTACTCGCCCTGCAATGGGGGAAATTAACCGCAGCTGAGTCTGAAGCCGAACTCGCTATGGGCGCAGAGCCCAGTGGAAAACGTACAGCATTATCATCAAAGGAAGCAAATGTATCCTTAGAGGTCATAGCCAGCGAGGCTAAGGCTGAAAAAACACATTAA
- the tssM gene encoding type VI secretion system membrane subunit TssM: MWSKLKSFFIKLLPEFKSALPILLVAIFVLLNVGIWWAGPWLEIDSEHVLESVGSRVVASTIFSLSCFALWGFFQWRKLNQYNADNEKVQQLKDDPIKGMVERQEVELNDVMSGLKESLNTRNYLYALPWYLVLGIENAGKTSMINRSGQKFVFSSVMRASGKKSENPYSFDWWISDNAVLIDPDGELLTQKKVEGSNEGEMTRRLWINFVEWLESTRSRRPLNGVVLALDMANVIGSATSERKAYALLLRTRLRELMETLSTRLPVYITLTKLDLLLGFEPFFRHYNQAQRDEIMGFTFSLNSVNDLDSWLKEFDEDYSGFIERINAHLPRALLQCRDKEERAAIYSFTRQIAGSHQVLQEFFSDALASDQFSTSALVRGVYFTSVYQQGVPTNAYVDSASRRYGLRESINSAQKSENSTTYFIQSLFKQIIYPEAGLASDNFKVAKQKRRLMTLSFVACTIASVLLIGTWHRYYLLNGEQADAVLNKVTEFNELNELSSFDLLGKSIIPPLNTIRAATLEFGFFRDKPRLISDFGLYQGHTIGPKVEETYLRLLSYRYLPALLKQVAIDMSDAPQNSNEKLAILRVFRMMVDKSGRQDEFVKAYFSKVWQKTYEGDRILQTQLMEHLDYALLHTDLQAMRLAGVIEAEDTLKSYDKLIAKTQAELSTLPIEQRVYRQLRQSASAELGGALDLKLATGPAYELVFEERKEIKNHGDGMKIPRLLSKQGFERYFIPKSDSVADLALIDSWVLGQSDTTDFSDADKIALRNKIINQYTLDYKSSWRRGLNDFELKDFRDINHGVMVIDNFAISNRPINRLLDTLTTNTELFPSMPDDASARDVIMESPRYQIAAKIDSDFTALNHLLKGEGKQPAYLDEVMGSIERLHAYLKSIQDAPDVGKAALKAAQERLTLNDADPIYALERIATSLPKPVDAMVSKLASESWKVVLQSAIKHLEVRWYNEVFQDFQQNLASRYPFNPKSNKQVSIDDFERFFGPKGTLNNFYNDQMKMFLEENFDALNQFSKDDSTLVRKEVLQSLEQAKRIQQAFFNPKGNLDVEFSLETLQMSPNKRRSVMNIDGQFVEYTHGPHRGVALVWPNTLRDSAVSKLTLVPSKTDASPRSLVFEGPWAFFRLLDSARMSGSSSTSIDYKFEVDKGDVTYRLRTRDNVNPFTSKLLSSFEIPKTLY; this comes from the coding sequence ATGTGGTCGAAGCTGAAATCATTTTTTATCAAGCTATTACCAGAGTTTAAATCGGCATTACCCATTTTATTGGTGGCCATTTTTGTGTTGCTCAATGTGGGGATATGGTGGGCTGGACCTTGGTTGGAGATTGACTCCGAGCATGTGCTCGAAAGTGTCGGTTCCCGAGTGGTGGCCAGCACTATCTTCTCGCTGTCGTGTTTCGCCCTATGGGGCTTCTTTCAATGGCGTAAATTGAACCAATATAATGCAGATAATGAGAAGGTTCAGCAGCTCAAAGATGATCCTATTAAGGGCATGGTTGAGCGTCAAGAGGTCGAGCTTAATGATGTAATGTCAGGCCTCAAAGAGAGTCTCAACACTCGCAACTACCTCTACGCCTTACCTTGGTATCTGGTGCTCGGGATCGAGAATGCCGGTAAAACCAGTATGATAAACCGTTCGGGGCAGAAATTTGTGTTCTCCTCAGTGATGCGCGCTTCGGGTAAGAAGTCTGAAAACCCTTACTCATTCGATTGGTGGATCAGTGATAATGCCGTGCTTATCGATCCCGATGGTGAGCTGCTGACGCAGAAAAAGGTGGAAGGCAGTAACGAAGGCGAGATGACAAGGCGTCTGTGGATTAATTTTGTCGAGTGGCTCGAGAGTACCCGTAGTCGCAGGCCTCTCAATGGTGTGGTGTTGGCGCTGGATATGGCTAACGTTATCGGCTCGGCGACGTCTGAACGTAAGGCGTATGCTTTACTACTTCGAACTCGTCTGCGTGAATTGATGGAGACCCTGTCTACACGTCTGCCCGTCTATATCACTTTAACTAAATTAGATCTCTTGCTTGGCTTCGAGCCCTTCTTCCGCCACTACAATCAGGCCCAGAGAGATGAGATCATGGGGTTCACCTTCTCACTCAATTCGGTCAACGATCTGGACAGTTGGCTCAAGGAGTTCGATGAAGACTACTCTGGTTTTATTGAGCGTATCAATGCACATCTTCCCCGTGCACTGTTGCAGTGCCGTGATAAGGAAGAGCGGGCGGCCATCTATAGCTTTACTCGTCAGATAGCGGGTTCTCATCAGGTGTTACAAGAGTTCTTTAGCGATGCGCTGGCCAGCGATCAATTTTCTACCTCAGCACTGGTCCGTGGTGTTTATTTCACCTCGGTTTATCAACAAGGTGTGCCGACTAATGCCTATGTAGACAGTGCCTCACGTCGATATGGCCTGAGGGAGTCAATCAACAGTGCCCAGAAGAGTGAGAACTCGACGACTTATTTCATTCAATCTCTGTTTAAGCAGATCATCTATCCCGAGGCAGGACTGGCATCGGATAATTTCAAGGTGGCGAAACAGAAACGTCGTCTGATGACCCTATCTTTTGTGGCATGCACCATAGCCTCAGTCCTCTTAATCGGCACCTGGCACAGATATTATCTACTCAACGGTGAGCAGGCGGATGCCGTATTAAACAAGGTGACCGAGTTTAATGAACTCAATGAACTTTCCAGCTTCGATCTACTGGGTAAGAGCATCATACCACCCTTAAATACCATACGGGCAGCCACCTTAGAGTTTGGTTTCTTCCGCGATAAGCCAAGATTGATCTCAGATTTCGGTCTCTATCAGGGACACACCATAGGCCCTAAAGTAGAGGAGACCTACCTGAGGTTATTGTCATACCGCTACCTACCGGCATTGCTTAAACAAGTTGCCATCGACATGTCTGACGCGCCCCAGAACAGTAATGAAAAACTGGCTATCCTCAGGGTGTTTCGCATGATGGTGGATAAAAGCGGCCGTCAGGATGAGTTTGTTAAGGCATATTTCTCTAAGGTGTGGCAGAAGACTTACGAAGGCGATCGCATCTTGCAGACTCAGCTGATGGAGCATTTGGATTATGCTTTGTTGCATACGGATCTTCAGGCCATGAGGTTAGCCGGCGTCATAGAAGCGGAAGATACACTCAAATCATACGATAAGTTGATCGCTAAGACTCAGGCGGAATTGAGCACCTTGCCCATCGAACAGAGGGTCTACAGGCAACTTAGGCAATCGGCCTCGGCCGAGTTAGGCGGGGCATTGGATCTGAAGTTGGCCACGGGACCGGCCTATGAACTGGTGTTTGAAGAGCGTAAAGAGATAAAGAATCATGGTGATGGGATGAAGATCCCCCGTTTGCTCAGCAAGCAAGGGTTTGAGCGCTACTTTATTCCTAAGTCTGATTCGGTGGCAGATCTGGCGCTGATAGACAGTTGGGTACTGGGTCAGTCCGATACGACAGATTTCAGTGATGCAGACAAGATAGCCCTGAGAAACAAGATCATCAATCAGTATACTTTAGATTACAAGTCATCTTGGCGTAGGGGACTCAATGATTTCGAATTGAAAGATTTTCGGGATATTAATCATGGGGTCATGGTGATTGATAACTTTGCTATCAGCAATCGTCCTATCAATCGTTTGTTAGACACCTTGACCACCAACACTGAGCTATTCCCCTCCATGCCGGATGATGCCAGTGCCCGTGATGTCATCATGGAATCTCCCCGTTATCAGATAGCGGCAAAGATAGACAGTGATTTTACCGCTCTGAACCATCTGCTCAAGGGTGAAGGGAAGCAGCCCGCTTACCTTGACGAAGTCATGGGGTCTATTGAGCGATTGCACGCCTATCTTAAATCGATTCAGGACGCACCGGATGTGGGTAAGGCTGCACTCAAGGCGGCCCAGGAGCGCCTGACACTCAACGACGCCGATCCTATCTATGCCTTAGAGCGTATTGCCACAAGCTTGCCTAAACCTGTGGATGCCATGGTGAGTAAGTTGGCCAGTGAGAGTTGGAAAGTGGTGCTGCAAAGTGCCATCAAGCATTTAGAGGTGCGCTGGTATAACGAAGTATTCCAGGATTTTCAACAAAACCTGGCTTCACGCTATCCGTTTAACCCTAAATCGAATAAACAAGTCTCTATCGATGATTTCGAACGCTTCTTCGGTCCTAAGGGCACATTAAACAACTTCTACAACGATCAGATGAAGATGTTTCTTGAAGAAAATTTCGATGCGCTGAATCAGTTCAGTAAAGATGATTCGACCTTAGTGCGTAAAGAGGTGTTGCAGTCTCTGGAGCAAGCTAAACGTATCCAGCAGGCCTTCTTCAATCCCAAGGGTAATTTGGATGTAGAGTTTTCTTTGGAGACACTGCAGATGAGCCCCAATAAACGCCGCAGTGTGATGAACATCGATGGCCAATTTGTCGAGTATACCCATGGTCCTCATCGTGGAGTCGCGCTGGTGTGGCCCAACACGTTACGGGACTCGGCGGTAAGCAAGCTGACACTGGTACCGAGTAAGACCGATGCTTCGCCTAGATCTTTGGTATTCGAGGGGCCTTGGGCGTTTTTCAGACTGCTGGACAGTGCCAGAATGTCAGGCAGCAGCTCTACCAGTATCGATTATAAGTTTGAGGTTGATAAGGGCGATGTCACTTACCGATTGCGTACCCGGGATAATGTGAATCCATTTACCTCTAAGCTACTCAGTAGTTTTGAGATCCCAAAGACCTTGTACTAG
- the tssA gene encoding type VI secretion system protein TssA, with translation MSQQYLKKIVEPISAASPVGDRLHDDALFDFVEAQLMKVGSLSHSEVQWGEVESGVMTLLETRSKDLKLITYLMQCLQHQASIDRFSLSLTSLNEFMKCYWETCFPAPGPRGVLPRRKYFAQIVQRTVKAGENLDSQFSDPDSKAQLLSWLSELMDTAEGLELPIDALDGLKVRLTRQFEQGESKATVVSAVSQTTSTTATAQVIAPKLEIDSSNDKATKQTLLKVADFISEFETGTGLSLKIRRFATWFSVAGVPENANAAGETSLMPIAADRVSEYLSQLERGADMALLRRVELSLTLSPFWLDGHHLSARIAVALGQTQWAKAIHEDTAAFVDRLPKLLNMSFKGGLPFASKDTQAWLEQGYGRATADGGGQGWELQGNEVMELAESGGLSMAFASLNDHLQRASEPRDNFYLRLLAADLKSDHQLSAMADIDYRILYEQANSTALADWEPGLMARLKQKANLD, from the coding sequence ATGTCACAACAATATCTTAAAAAAATAGTCGAGCCCATCAGTGCGGCAAGCCCAGTGGGCGATCGCTTGCACGATGATGCATTATTCGACTTTGTCGAAGCTCAGCTAATGAAGGTAGGTTCTCTGTCTCATAGCGAAGTGCAGTGGGGGGAGGTCGAATCCGGCGTGATGACCTTGCTTGAGACCCGCAGTAAAGATCTCAAGTTGATCACTTACCTGATGCAGTGCTTGCAACATCAGGCCAGTATCGACAGATTCAGCCTGTCATTGACGAGTCTCAATGAATTCATGAAGTGTTATTGGGAAACCTGTTTCCCGGCTCCTGGTCCCAGAGGCGTGTTGCCTAGACGTAAGTACTTCGCGCAAATCGTTCAGCGCACAGTTAAAGCTGGTGAAAACCTCGATAGTCAATTTAGCGATCCGGACAGTAAAGCGCAACTGCTGAGCTGGCTGAGTGAGTTAATGGACACGGCCGAAGGGCTGGAATTGCCAATTGATGCACTCGACGGGCTCAAGGTGCGTCTTACTCGCCAGTTTGAGCAAGGTGAATCCAAGGCGACAGTAGTCAGCGCCGTGAGTCAGACCACTTCTACAACTGCGACGGCTCAAGTCATCGCGCCTAAGTTGGAAATAGACTCTAGCAATGACAAAGCGACCAAGCAGACTCTACTTAAGGTGGCTGATTTTATTAGTGAATTTGAAACTGGAACCGGGCTCAGTCTCAAAATCCGCAGGTTTGCCACTTGGTTTTCCGTGGCCGGAGTGCCCGAGAATGCCAATGCCGCAGGGGAAACCAGTTTGATGCCGATCGCCGCCGACAGAGTCAGCGAATATCTGAGTCAATTAGAGAGAGGCGCAGATATGGCTTTGTTGAGAAGGGTAGAGCTTAGCCTTACTCTGAGTCCGTTCTGGCTCGACGGCCATCACCTCAGCGCCCGTATCGCGGTGGCGCTGGGTCAAACGCAGTGGGCCAAGGCCATTCATGAAGATACTGCCGCCTTTGTAGACAGGTTACCTAAGTTGTTGAACATGTCGTTCAAGGGCGGATTGCCTTTTGCTAGTAAGGACACTCAGGCCTGGCTTGAGCAAGGCTATGGCAGAGCAACGGCAGATGGTGGCGGCCAGGGATGGGAACTGCAAGGTAATGAGGTGATGGAATTAGCCGAGTCCGGTGGTTTATCCATGGCATTTGCCAGCCTCAATGACCATCTGCAGCGGGCATCTGAGCCCAGAGACAATTTTTATCTGCGCCTATTGGCAGCAGATCTCAAGAGCGATCATCAACTGTCAGCCATGGCCGATATCGATTATCGGATCTTATATGAGCAGGCCAATAGCACGGCTCTGGCAGACTGGGAGCCAGGTCTAATGGCTCGCCTCAAACAAAAAGCAAATTTGGATTAA
- the vasI gene encoding type VI secretion system-associated protein VasI, translated as MSQVKGWILTGLLLLPAMCHAAPQVLKDAQLCVNITSKLERLYCFDQVFATPLMAQHTALQTSTHAVEWLRATKNEEQRQAGSSFFLGREEDNDNVWLTASAIGAVPPRPILMLSCIDGISRVEIVLSHYFETGSMQVAVNSAASKGQRWQSDNSGYIFRTGRGLPAIKVMKSMLADNALILHSDTEEIDGLQFDTTGLKQAITPLRKVCRW; from the coding sequence ATGTCACAGGTGAAGGGATGGATCCTGACAGGATTATTGTTGTTACCGGCTATGTGTCACGCAGCGCCACAAGTGCTCAAAGATGCCCAGCTTTGCGTCAACATCACCAGTAAACTCGAACGCTTATATTGTTTCGATCAGGTGTTTGCAACACCTCTGATGGCACAACACACAGCACTTCAGACATCGACACATGCAGTGGAGTGGTTACGTGCCACAAAAAACGAAGAGCAAAGGCAAGCTGGTTCAAGTTTCTTTCTCGGTCGTGAAGAGGATAACGACAATGTCTGGTTAACCGCTTCTGCCATAGGTGCAGTGCCGCCGAGACCCATATTGATGTTGAGTTGTATCGATGGGATCAGTCGGGTGGAGATAGTGTTATCGCACTATTTCGAAACGGGCTCGATGCAGGTAGCTGTCAATAGCGCTGCCAGTAAGGGCCAACGTTGGCAGAGCGATAACTCAGGTTATATTTTCAGAACCGGACGTGGCCTGCCAGCCATTAAAGTTATGAAGTCCATGTTGGCGGATAACGCACTGATATTACACTCAGACACCGAAGAGATTGATGGCTTGCAGTTCGATACCACTGGGCTGAAGCAGGCGATCACGCCCTTACGAAAAGTTTGTCGCTGGTAA
- a CDS encoding sigma-54-dependent Fis family transcriptional regulator yields the protein MTSKQWLEQTSSLLECTQKHELTAQLMETLQQQLGLSDCVLLVPSVDGRRLILSQFRSDNCLKVDPQAEWDVTDFSHPFAHVLQTGKPMVLDYFSLAYWREEVKFVQLVSGLPQEINLLMFPLIQDRHVSGLLIFAVSVADTKEMLQDQQWQHYCGVFMRHWQLLSTVASQSGQASFLADSLSQAKDEIRHQKSLKALSQVLVGEADKMYKLRGEILRVSGTDLSVMVQGATGTGKELVAKAIHDHSLRHDEPFVAINCAAIPENLLESELFGYEKGAFSGAHAKKRGLIAQADKGTLFLDEIGDMPLNLQSKLLRVLESGHFRALGASKEEHSNFRLVAATHVNLKQRVDDGEFRRDLYYRLCQFPIHVPALNERLDDLSLLVNHFINGFNRHHRREITGVRYETLLKLKRHSYPGNVRELRNIIEYACALTSHHGELEVSALPEFESAELIDIGCISSVEGDFGDIEDLRLAVAEFERQVIRDRLDKFKGDRAKAAMSLGMPKRTFSHKCLKLEINE from the coding sequence GTGACCAGTAAGCAGTGGCTAGAGCAGACCTCAAGTCTGCTCGAATGCACCCAAAAGCATGAGTTAACGGCTCAGTTGATGGAGACGCTACAGCAACAGCTGGGCCTGAGTGACTGTGTCTTACTGGTGCCTTCTGTGGATGGTCGACGCTTAATTCTGTCGCAGTTTAGGTCTGATAACTGCCTCAAGGTTGATCCCCAGGCCGAATGGGATGTCACTGATTTTAGTCATCCTTTTGCCCATGTGTTACAGACGGGTAAGCCTATGGTGCTGGATTATTTTAGCTTGGCTTACTGGCGCGAGGAAGTTAAGTTTGTTCAGCTGGTGTCAGGACTTCCTCAGGAGATCAATCTGCTGATGTTTCCCTTGATCCAAGACAGGCATGTTTCTGGCTTGCTGATTTTTGCGGTCTCGGTGGCGGATACTAAGGAGATGTTACAGGATCAGCAATGGCAACATTACTGTGGTGTATTTATGCGCCACTGGCAGCTGCTCAGTACCGTGGCGAGTCAGTCGGGCCAAGCCAGTTTTCTTGCCGACTCATTGTCCCAAGCCAAGGATGAAATTCGTCATCAGAAGAGCCTTAAGGCCCTGTCACAGGTTCTGGTGGGCGAAGCTGATAAAATGTATAAGCTGCGGGGTGAGATCTTACGCGTCTCGGGTACCGATCTGTCCGTGATGGTGCAGGGAGCCACCGGGACTGGCAAGGAGTTGGTAGCCAAAGCCATTCACGATCACTCCTTGCGTCATGATGAACCATTTGTTGCTATCAACTGCGCCGCCATTCCGGAAAACTTGCTTGAATCTGAGCTGTTTGGCTATGAAAAGGGCGCCTTTTCCGGTGCTCATGCCAAAAAGAGGGGACTGATAGCCCAGGCGGATAAGGGCACACTGTTTCTCGATGAGATCGGTGATATGCCACTTAACCTGCAATCTAAGTTATTACGGGTACTCGAGTCAGGCCACTTTCGGGCCTTGGGCGCATCGAAAGAGGAACACTCAAATTTTCGCTTAGTCGCTGCGACTCATGTGAACCTCAAACAGAGAGTCGATGACGGCGAGTTTCGCCGAGATCTTTACTACCGTCTGTGCCAGTTCCCCATTCATGTGCCAGCGTTAAATGAGCGTCTCGATGATCTGTCTCTGCTAGTGAATCATTTTATCAATGGTTTTAATCGTCACCACAGGAGAGAGATCACAGGGGTACGTTACGAGACGCTGCTCAAACTCAAGCGTCACAGTTATCCTGGCAATGTACGTGAGTTGCGTAACATTATCGAGTATGCCTGCGCCCTGACGAGTCACCATGGTGAGCTAGAGGTATCTGCATTACCCGAGTTTGAATCTGCTGAGTTAATCGACATTGGATGTATCTCGTCTGTTGAGGGAGACTTTGGTGATATCGAAGATCTTAGGCTCGCGGTGGCGGAATTTGAACGACAGGTGATCCGTGACAGGCTGGATAAATTTAAGGGCGACAGGGCCAAGGCCGCCATGAGTCTGGGCATGCCCAAACGGACCTTCTCGCATAAATGCTTAAAGTTGGAGATAAACGAATAA